One genomic window of Streptomyces sp. NBC_01498 includes the following:
- a CDS encoding carbohydrate ABC transporter permease, whose translation MSAPTLSKSKATPPREGRPGPARTDSAREEFLRSVRRNLSAHGFLIGAVLCFSFFSWYPMVREFILAFQKTENGETTWAGWSNLTYIFNDPAFWQAWRNTLLFTALALLLGFVVPFVIAVVINEFRHGQGYLRLLVYLPVMLPPVASVLLFKYFYDPGYGLFNRILETFGLPAQQWLQDTDTAMLSVVVAATWMNMGGATLIYLAALQGIPGELYEAAELDGAGILRKIWHVTIPQTRLILSLMLLMQIIATMQVFTEPFLLTNGAGPEGSTTTVVYLIYQYAFNFNNYGSAAALGLVLLVLLAGFSAVYVRLSRGGEDE comes from the coding sequence ATGTCGGCCCCCACCCTGTCCAAGAGCAAGGCGACCCCGCCGCGCGAAGGACGCCCCGGCCCCGCCCGGACGGACTCCGCCCGCGAGGAGTTCCTCCGTTCCGTACGCCGCAATCTCTCGGCGCACGGATTCCTGATCGGAGCCGTGCTCTGCTTCTCGTTCTTCTCCTGGTATCCGATGGTCAGGGAATTCATCCTGGCCTTCCAGAAGACCGAGAACGGAGAGACCACCTGGGCCGGCTGGTCCAACCTCACGTACATCTTCAACGACCCCGCCTTCTGGCAGGCCTGGCGCAACACGCTCCTCTTCACCGCCCTCGCGCTGCTGCTCGGATTCGTCGTCCCGTTCGTCATCGCCGTCGTCATCAACGAATTCCGGCATGGCCAGGGATATCTCCGGCTGCTCGTCTATCTCCCCGTGATGCTGCCGCCGGTCGCGTCGGTACTGCTCTTCAAGTACTTCTACGACCCCGGATACGGCCTGTTCAACCGCATCCTGGAGACCTTCGGCCTGCCCGCACAGCAATGGCTCCAGGACACCGACACGGCCATGCTCTCCGTGGTCGTCGCGGCGACCTGGATGAACATGGGCGGGGCGACCCTCATCTATCTCGCCGCACTCCAGGGAATTCCCGGAGAGCTCTACGAGGCGGCCGAACTGGACGGCGCGGGAATCCTCCGCAAGATCTGGCACGTCACCATTCCGCAGACCCGGCTCATTCTCTCGCTGATGCTGCTCATGCAGATCATCGCGACCATGCAGGTGTTCACCGAACCGTTCCTGCTCACCAACGGGGCCGGGCCGGAAGGCTCCACGACAACGGTCGTCTATCTCATCTACCAGTACGCGTTCAACTTCAACAACTACGGCAGCGCCGCCGCACTCGGACTCGTCCTGCTCGTACTCCTCGCGGGCTTCTCCGCGGTGTACGTGCGGCTCAGTCGCGGTGGCGAGGACGAGTGA
- a CDS encoding LacI family DNA-binding transcriptional regulator, whose translation MTRRLAQVAKKVGVSEATVSRVLNGKPGVSQATRQSVLTALDVLGYERPTQLRGERARLVGLVLPELQNPIFPAFAEVIGGALAQQGLTPVLCTQTKGGVSEADYVELLLQQQVSGVVFAGGLFAQADAPHEHYRQLHERRIPVVLINAPIENLDFPTISCDDAVAVEQAWRHLASLGHERIGLVLGPSDHVPSRRKLAAAVAAAKAAGESLPDECVERSMFSLEGGQAAAARLLDRGVTGIICASDPLALGAVRAARRRGLDVPGEVSVVGYDDSAFMNCTEPPLTTVRQPIEAMGRAAVELLCAQIQGGAVPPGELLFEPELVVRGSTAQSPR comes from the coding sequence ATGACGCGACGACTTGCTCAGGTGGCGAAGAAGGTTGGGGTCAGCGAGGCCACGGTCAGCCGGGTGCTCAACGGCAAGCCGGGAGTCTCCCAGGCCACACGGCAGTCCGTGCTGACCGCGCTGGACGTGCTGGGGTACGAGCGGCCGACCCAGCTGCGCGGCGAGCGCGCCAGGCTGGTCGGTCTGGTCCTGCCCGAGCTCCAGAACCCGATCTTCCCCGCCTTCGCCGAGGTGATCGGCGGCGCGCTCGCGCAGCAGGGGCTCACCCCCGTGCTGTGCACGCAGACCAAGGGCGGTGTCTCCGAGGCGGACTACGTCGAGCTGCTCCTCCAGCAGCAGGTGTCCGGCGTCGTCTTCGCCGGCGGTCTCTTCGCGCAGGCCGACGCGCCCCACGAGCACTACCGCCAGCTGCACGAGCGCCGGATCCCGGTCGTGCTCATCAACGCGCCCATAGAGAACCTGGACTTCCCGACCATCTCCTGCGACGACGCCGTCGCCGTCGAGCAGGCGTGGCGCCATCTGGCCTCGCTCGGCCACGAGCGCATCGGCCTGGTCCTCGGCCCGTCCGACCACGTACCGTCGCGGCGCAAGCTCGCCGCCGCGGTCGCGGCGGCCAAGGCGGCGGGGGAGTCGCTGCCCGACGAGTGCGTCGAGCGGTCGATGTTCTCCCTGGAGGGCGGCCAGGCCGCCGCCGCGCGGCTGCTGGACCGGGGGGTCACCGGCATCATCTGCGCGAGCGACCCGCTGGCGCTCGGCGCCGTGCGGGCCGCCCGCCGGCGCGGACTCGACGTGCCCGGCGAGGTCTCCGTGGTCGGCTACGACGACTCGGCCTTCATGAACTGCACCGAGCCGCCGCTGACGACGGTCCGCCAGCCCATCGAGGCCATGGGGCGGGCCGCCGTGGAACTGCTGTGCGCGCAGATCCAGGGCGGCGCCGTACCGCCCGGCGAGCTGCTGTTCGAGCCGGAGCTGGTGGTACGCGGCTCCACGGCGCAGTCGCCCCGCTGA
- a CDS encoding ABC transporter substrate-binding protein, which produces MRSAGFRRNRRIDRTAAAAIVTVLALTLAACGTSSSSSDDDGDSGGGSSDPSAPLDPKAKVTLSIDCMPPAAKAAELKEWKEDVKEFNKTYPNVTIDGKSTPGQCLEPPRFTAMLKAKSQPDVFYTYFTDLQQVLDNDGAADISAYVTDKTVPALKDIDPDVLGVLKQDDKLYGLPTSNYTMGLLVNRKLFDEAGLDPNSPPTTWEDVRTASDKIAGLGGGVSGFGEYSAGNNGGWHFTASLYGLGGEVVDATGKKAAFNTDLGKQVLQNLHTMRWEDDSMGKTQLLKWGDLQKRIATDKLGMFLAAPDDITYMVQQLGAKYENFGMGPIPGAQATLFGGNNYMIKKGSSPDKIKAAIAWQNFKFLTPGKGQFNWERSKADQLPVGLPQPNFWLGDSKAKDDAQRGQHATMPVENFKPFMDNPVKGKAEPPKAQEIYKILDVAMSGVLTNEDADVDKLLTTAEQQVNQVLATQ; this is translated from the coding sequence ATGAGAAGTGCTGGGTTCCGCCGTAATCGCCGTATCGACCGCACCGCCGCGGCCGCCATTGTCACCGTGCTCGCCCTGACTCTCGCCGCCTGCGGCACGAGCAGCAGCAGCAGCGACGACGACGGCGACTCCGGCGGCGGGTCGTCCGACCCGTCAGCGCCGTTGGACCCGAAGGCGAAGGTGACGCTCTCGATCGACTGCATGCCGCCGGCCGCCAAGGCGGCGGAGCTCAAGGAGTGGAAGGAGGACGTCAAGGAGTTCAACAAGACGTACCCGAACGTCACCATCGACGGGAAGTCCACCCCGGGCCAGTGCCTGGAGCCCCCGCGCTTCACCGCGATGCTCAAGGCGAAGTCCCAGCCCGACGTGTTCTACACCTACTTCACCGACCTTCAGCAGGTGCTGGACAACGACGGTGCCGCGGACATCTCCGCGTACGTCACCGACAAGACCGTCCCCGCGCTGAAGGACATCGACCCGGACGTCCTCGGTGTGCTGAAGCAGGACGACAAGCTCTACGGCCTGCCGACCAGCAACTACACCATGGGCCTGCTGGTCAACCGGAAGCTTTTCGACGAGGCCGGGCTCGACCCCAACTCGCCCCCGACCACCTGGGAAGACGTCCGTACGGCCTCCGACAAGATCGCCGGTCTCGGCGGCGGTGTCTCCGGCTTCGGCGAGTACAGCGCGGGCAACAACGGCGGCTGGCACTTCACCGCGTCCCTCTACGGTCTCGGCGGTGAGGTCGTCGACGCCACGGGCAAGAAGGCCGCGTTCAACACCGACCTGGGCAAGCAGGTCCTCCAGAACCTGCACACCATGCGGTGGGAGGACGACAGCATGGGCAAGACCCAGCTGCTCAAGTGGGGCGATCTCCAGAAGCGGATAGCCACCGACAAGCTGGGCATGTTCCTCGCCGCGCCCGACGACATCACGTACATGGTCCAGCAACTCGGCGCCAAGTACGAGAACTTCGGCATGGGACCGATCCCCGGCGCCCAGGCCACCCTCTTCGGCGGCAACAACTACATGATCAAGAAGGGCAGTTCGCCCGACAAGATCAAGGCCGCCATCGCCTGGCAGAACTTCAAGTTCCTCACCCCGGGCAAGGGCCAGTTCAACTGGGAGCGCAGCAAGGCCGACCAGCTGCCCGTCGGACTCCCGCAGCCGAACTTCTGGCTCGGCGACTCCAAGGCCAAGGACGACGCGCAGCGCGGCCAGCACGCGACGATGCCGGTCGAGAACTTCAAGCCCTTCATGGACAACCCGGTCAAGGGCAAGGCCGAGCCGCCGAAGGCGCAGGAGATCTACAAGATCCTCGACGTCGCGATGTCGGGAGTGCTGACCAACGAGGACGCGGACGTCGACAAGCTGCTGACGACCGCCGAGCAGCAGGTCAACCAAGTCCTGGCGACTCAGTGA
- a CDS encoding DNA gyrase/topoisomerase IV subunit A, translating to MARRSTKTPPPEDFEEKILDIDVVDEMQGSFLEYAYSVIYSRALPDARDGMKPVHRRIVYQMNEMGLRPDRGYVKCARVVGEVMGKLHPHGDASIYDALVRMAQPFSMRLPLVDGHGNFGSLGNDDPPAAMRYTECRMADATSLMTESIDEDTVDFQSNYDGQEREPVTLPAAYPNLLVNGASGIAVGMATNMAPHNLGEVVAAARHLIKHPGADLETLMRYVPGPDLPTGGRIVGLQGIRDAYDNGRGTFKIRATVAVEDVTPRRKGLVVTELPFTVGPEKVIAKIKDLVSAKKLMGIADVKDLTDRQHGLRLVIEIKNGFIPEAVLEQLYKLTPMEETFGINNVALVDGQPLTLGLKELLEVYLDHRFNVVRRRSEFRRTKRRDRLHLVEGLLVALLDIDEVIRLIRSSDNSAQAKERLIERFALSEVQTQYILDTPLRRLTRFDRIELESERDRLNGEIDELTGILDSDAELRKLVSAELATVAKKFGTPRRTVLLESGSSPVTAVPLEVADDPCRVLMSSTGLLARTANGGPLGPGDGKRVKHDVIVSAVPATARGEIGAVTSAGRLLRVPVIDLPQLPDTASAPNLSGGAPIAEFLTLEPDEAVVCLTTLDESSPGLALGTLQGVVKRVVPDYPSNKDELEVITLKEGDRVVGAAELRTGDEDLVFITSDAQLLRYQSAQVRPQGRPAGGMAGIKLTEGASVISFTAVDPAGDAVVYTVAGSHGTLDDAETTAKLTPFDQYPRKGRATGGVRCQRFLKGEDLLVFAWAGAAPARAAQKNGAPARLPEPDPRRDGSGTPPPTVVAVLAGPAT from the coding sequence ATGGCCCGCCGCAGCACGAAGACCCCGCCGCCGGAGGACTTCGAGGAGAAGATCCTCGACATCGACGTGGTCGATGAAATGCAGGGCTCCTTCCTTGAGTACGCGTACTCGGTGATCTACTCCCGTGCCCTGCCGGACGCCCGTGACGGCATGAAGCCGGTGCACCGCCGGATCGTCTATCAGATGAACGAGATGGGGTTGCGGCCCGACCGGGGCTATGTGAAGTGCGCCCGTGTCGTCGGCGAGGTGATGGGCAAGCTGCACCCGCACGGTGACGCGTCGATCTACGACGCGCTGGTCCGGATGGCACAGCCCTTCTCGATGCGGCTGCCCCTGGTCGACGGGCACGGCAACTTCGGCTCCCTCGGCAATGACGACCCGCCGGCCGCGATGCGGTACACGGAGTGCCGGATGGCTGACGCCACGTCACTCATGACGGAGTCGATCGACGAGGACACCGTCGATTTCCAGTCGAATTACGACGGTCAGGAGCGGGAACCGGTCACGCTGCCCGCCGCGTATCCGAATCTGCTGGTCAACGGCGCCTCCGGGATCGCGGTCGGCATGGCGACCAACATGGCGCCGCACAATCTGGGCGAGGTCGTCGCGGCGGCCCGGCACCTGATCAAGCACCCGGGCGCCGACCTGGAAACGCTGATGCGGTACGTGCCGGGGCCCGACCTGCCCACCGGTGGCCGGATCGTGGGCCTCCAGGGCATCCGGGACGCGTACGACAACGGGCGCGGGACGTTCAAGATCCGCGCCACGGTCGCCGTGGAGGACGTCACGCCGCGCCGCAAGGGCCTGGTCGTGACCGAACTGCCCTTCACCGTCGGTCCGGAGAAGGTGATCGCCAAGATCAAGGACCTGGTCTCGGCGAAGAAGCTCATGGGCATCGCGGACGTCAAGGACCTGACCGACCGGCAGCACGGGCTGCGGCTGGTCATCGAGATCAAGAACGGCTTCATCCCCGAGGCGGTGCTGGAGCAGCTCTACAAGCTGACGCCGATGGAGGAGACCTTCGGCATCAACAACGTGGCGCTGGTGGACGGTCAGCCGCTGACGCTGGGGCTGAAGGAGCTGCTGGAGGTCTATCTCGACCACCGGTTCAACGTGGTGCGCCGGCGCAGCGAGTTCCGGCGCACCAAGCGGCGCGACCGGCTGCATCTGGTGGAGGGGCTGCTCGTCGCGCTCCTCGACATCGACGAGGTCATCCGGCTCATCCGGTCCAGCGACAACTCGGCGCAGGCGAAGGAGCGGCTGATCGAGCGCTTCGCGCTGAGCGAGGTGCAGACGCAGTACATCCTGGACACCCCGCTGCGGCGGCTCACCCGGTTCGACCGGATCGAGCTGGAGAGCGAGCGCGACCGGCTCAACGGCGAGATCGACGAGCTGACCGGGATCCTGGACTCGGACGCGGAGCTGCGGAAGCTGGTCTCCGCCGAACTGGCCACGGTGGCGAAGAAGTTCGGCACCCCCCGGCGCACGGTGCTGCTGGAGTCGGGCAGTTCGCCGGTGACGGCGGTGCCGCTGGAGGTGGCCGACGACCCGTGCCGGGTGCTGATGTCCTCGACGGGGCTGCTGGCGCGTACGGCCAACGGGGGGCCGCTGGGCCCCGGTGACGGCAAGCGCGTGAAGCACGACGTGATCGTCTCGGCGGTGCCGGCGACGGCGCGCGGCGAGATCGGCGCCGTCACCTCGGCGGGGCGGCTGCTGCGGGTCCCGGTCATCGATCTGCCGCAGCTGCCCGACACGGCGTCGGCGCCGAACCTGTCGGGCGGGGCGCCGATCGCGGAGTTCCTGACGCTGGAGCCCGACGAGGCGGTCGTCTGTCTGACGACGCTGGACGAGTCCTCCCCCGGTCTCGCGCTGGGCACGCTCCAGGGTGTGGTCAAGCGGGTCGTCCCGGACTACCCGTCCAACAAGGACGAGTTGGAGGTCATCACCCTGAAGGAGGGTGACCGGGTGGTGGGCGCGGCGGAGCTGCGCACGGGCGACGAGGACCTGGTCTTCATCACCTCCGACGCCCAGCTGCTGCGCTATCAGTCCGCGCAGGTCAGGCCACAGGGGCGGCCCGCGGGTGGCATGGCCGGCATCAAGCTCACCGAGGGTGCCTCGGTGATCTCCTTCACGGCGGTCGACCCGGCGGGGGACGCGGTCGTCTACACGGTGGCCGGTTCGCACGGCACGCTGGACGACGCGGAGACGACGGCGAAGCTCACACCGTTCGACCAGTATCCGCGCAAGGGCCGGGCCACCGGCGGGGTGCGCTGCCAGCGCTTCCTCAAGGGCGAGGACCTGCTGGTCTTCGCGTGGGCGGGCGCGGCCCCGGCGCGGGCCGCGCAGAAGAACGGAGCACCGGCACGGCTGCCGGAGCCGGACCCGCGCAGGGACGGTTCGGGCACGCCGCCGCCCACGGTCGTCGCCGTCCTGGCGGGCCCGGCGACCTGA
- a CDS encoding carbohydrate ABC transporter permease, with the protein MTANTLVPRRNRAATAEARPRTLISPAQLGRSRGRAFYWIAFALVVALFTLVFLGPLYWMVTGGLKTTQEVVQSPPTAFPTSLHPENYEQAWKVMDLAKLLFNTLYYAFGALAFQLIFDVAAAYSLSKLRPVFGKAILGLMLMTLMIPATVLVVPQYLTVLDVPIVERNLLNSPWAIWLPSVTNAFNIFLLKRFFDSIPRELLDAAAIDGASATRTLRSVVLPISRPILGVVSIFAVVGVWKDFLWPMLTLPDPGKQTLNVGIYSLASGVPENVLIAALTIASVPTLLIFLIFQRNIMSGLTAGGLKG; encoded by the coding sequence ATGACAGCGAACACGCTCGTACCCCGGCGCAATCGGGCCGCCACCGCCGAGGCCCGCCCGCGGACCCTGATCTCACCGGCCCAGCTGGGCAGATCCCGCGGCAGGGCCTTCTACTGGATCGCCTTCGCCCTGGTGGTCGCCCTCTTCACGCTGGTCTTCCTCGGCCCCCTCTACTGGATGGTCACCGGCGGTCTCAAGACCACCCAGGAAGTGGTGCAGAGCCCACCGACCGCCTTCCCGACCTCACTCCACCCGGAGAACTACGAGCAGGCGTGGAAGGTCATGGACCTCGCCAAGCTGCTTTTCAACACCCTGTACTACGCCTTCGGCGCGCTCGCCTTCCAGCTGATCTTCGACGTGGCCGCCGCCTACTCGCTCTCCAAGCTGCGGCCGGTCTTCGGAAAGGCCATCCTCGGGCTGATGCTGATGACACTGATGATCCCGGCGACCGTCCTCGTCGTACCGCAGTACCTGACCGTGCTCGACGTACCGATCGTCGAACGGAACCTCCTGAACTCGCCCTGGGCGATCTGGCTCCCGTCCGTCACCAACGCCTTCAACATCTTCCTCCTCAAACGGTTCTTCGACTCGATCCCCCGGGAGCTGCTGGACGCGGCGGCCATCGACGGGGCGTCGGCGACCCGCACCCTGCGCTCCGTGGTGCTGCCGATCTCCCGGCCCATCCTGGGAGTCGTGTCGATCTTCGCGGTCGTGGGCGTCTGGAAGGACTTCCTCTGGCCGATGCTCACCCTGCCCGACCCCGGCAAACAGACCCTCAACGTCGGTATCTACTCCCTCGCGAGCGGTGTACCGGAGAACGTCCTGATCGCGGCGCTCACCATCGCGTCCGTCCCGACGCTGCTCATCTTCCTGATCTTCCAGCGCAACATCATGAGCGGTCTGACCGCGGGCGGCCTCAAGGGCTGA
- a CDS encoding glycoside hydrolase family 13 protein, producing MAAIEPAEATVEWWRDAAIYQVYVRSFADGDGDGTGDLAGVRSRLPYLVELGVDALWFTPWYLSPLADGGYDVADYRTIDPAFGTLAEAEKLIAEARELGIRTIVDIVPNHVSDQHAWFKAALAAGPGSPERELFHFRPGRGENGELPPNNWVSEFAGVPWTRVADGEWYLHLFATGQPDLNWAHPAVRREHEDVLRFWFDRGVTGVRIDSAVLPAKDPALPDFTPGTDPHPFVDRDELHDIYRSWRAIADEYGGIFVGEVWLPDAERFARYLRPDELHTAFNLSFMSCRWDADPLRTSIDDTLAEHAPVGAPATWVLSNHDVTRTVTRYGREDTRFDFAAKAFGTPTDLELGTRRARAAALLSLALPGAVYIYQGEELGLPEADIPRDRIEDPMHFRSGGTDPGRDGCRVPLPWTAEAPYAGFGGDTEPWLPQPESWPKYAADLQTDDPHSMLSLYRRALRLRRTEPGFAAARAAGDGEPPAAGELLTWLPSPPGVLSFTRGDGLICVVNLGGPPTELPAHTHVLLTSGPLDEEGRLPQDTAAWLRS from the coding sequence GTGGCAGCCATCGAGCCGGCCGAGGCCACCGTCGAATGGTGGCGCGACGCCGCCATCTACCAGGTCTATGTACGCAGCTTCGCCGACGGCGACGGCGACGGCACCGGTGATCTCGCCGGCGTGCGCTCCCGGCTGCCGTACCTCGTGGAACTGGGCGTGGACGCACTCTGGTTCACCCCCTGGTACCTTTCGCCGCTCGCCGACGGCGGCTACGACGTGGCCGACTACCGGACCATCGACCCGGCCTTCGGCACCCTCGCCGAGGCGGAGAAACTCATCGCCGAGGCCCGGGAACTGGGCATCCGGACGATCGTCGACATCGTGCCCAACCATGTCTCCGACCAGCACGCCTGGTTCAAGGCCGCGCTGGCCGCCGGACCGGGCAGCCCCGAGCGCGAACTCTTCCACTTCCGCCCGGGGCGCGGCGAGAACGGCGAACTGCCCCCGAACAACTGGGTGTCCGAGTTCGCCGGCGTCCCCTGGACCCGGGTGGCGGACGGCGAGTGGTACCTGCACCTCTTCGCCACCGGCCAGCCCGACCTCAACTGGGCCCACCCGGCGGTCCGCCGGGAGCACGAGGACGTACTGCGCTTCTGGTTCGACCGGGGCGTGACCGGCGTACGCATCGACTCGGCCGTCCTGCCCGCCAAGGACCCCGCCCTGCCCGACTTCACCCCCGGCACCGACCCCCACCCCTTCGTGGACCGCGACGAACTCCACGACATCTACCGCTCCTGGCGCGCCATCGCCGACGAGTACGGCGGCATCTTCGTCGGCGAGGTCTGGCTCCCGGACGCCGAACGGTTCGCCCGCTATCTGCGCCCCGACGAACTGCACACCGCCTTCAACCTCAGCTTCATGTCCTGCCGGTGGGACGCGGACCCGCTGCGGACCTCCATCGACGACACGCTCGCCGAGCACGCCCCGGTCGGCGCCCCCGCGACCTGGGTGCTCTCCAACCACGACGTCACCCGCACCGTGACGCGCTACGGGCGCGAGGACACCCGCTTCGACTTCGCGGCCAAGGCCTTCGGCACCCCCACCGACCTGGAACTCGGCACCCGCCGGGCGCGCGCCGCCGCGCTGCTCTCCCTCGCGCTCCCCGGCGCCGTCTACATCTACCAGGGCGAGGAACTGGGCCTGCCCGAGGCCGACATCCCGCGCGACCGCATCGAGGACCCGATGCACTTCCGGTCCGGCGGGACCGATCCGGGCCGGGACGGCTGCCGCGTCCCCCTGCCCTGGACGGCGGAGGCGCCGTACGCCGGATTCGGCGGGGACACCGAGCCGTGGCTGCCGCAGCCGGAGTCCTGGCCGAAGTACGCCGCCGACCTCCAGACGGACGACCCGCACTCGATGCTCAGCCTGTACCGGCGGGCACTGCGGCTGCGCCGTACGGAGCCGGGGTTCGCCGCCGCGCGGGCCGCCGGGGACGGCGAACCCCCGGCCGCCGGGGAGCTGTTGACGTGGCTGCCGTCCCCTCCCGGGGTGCTGTCCTTCACCCGGGGCGACGGACTGATCTGCGTCGTCAACCTCGGTGGCCCCCCGACGGAGCTGCCCGCCCACACGCACGTCCTGCTCACCAGCGGCCCCCTGGACGAGGAGGGCCGGCTGCCGCAGGACACGGCGGCGTGGCTGCGGAGCTGA